In a genomic window of Gadus macrocephalus chromosome 9, ASM3116895v1:
- the etfa gene encoding electron transfer flavoprotein subunit alpha, mitochondrial translates to MHRAINKTRQLAGFLQRFQSTLVVAEHNNDKLTPITLSAITAANKLGGEVSCLVAGTDCAKVVAELSKVLGVNKVLVAQHDAFKGALPEELTPIILATQQQFKFTHICAGASAFGKNLLPRVAAKLDVAPISDIIEIQSPDTFVRTIYAGNALSTVKCNESVKVFTVRGTAFEPAASEGGSATSEDVASSSAVGVSEWLEQNLSKSDRPELAGAKVVVSGGRGLKSGENFQLLYDLAETMNAAVGASRAAVDAGYVPNDMQVGQTGKIVAPELYIAVGISGAIQHLAGMKDSKTIVAINKDPEAPIFLVSDFGLVADLFKAVPEMTAALRK, encoded by the exons ATGCACAGGGCTATCAACAAGACGAGACAGTTG GCTGGGTTCCTCCAGAGGTTCCAGAGCACCTTGGTGGTCGCGGAGCACAACAATGACAAGCTGACTCCCATCACGCTCAGCGCCATCACGGCCGCCAACAAGCTGGGCGGGGAAGTGTCCTGTCTGGTGGCTGGGACCGACTGCGCCAAG GTGGTGGCAGAGCTCAGCAAGGTGCTGGGAGTGAATAAAGTGCTGGTGGCCCAGCATGACGCCTTCAAAGGGGCGCTGCCCG AGGAGTTGACTCCCATCATTCTGGCCACCCAGCAGCAGTTCAAGTTCACCCACATCTGTGCCGGAGCGTCCGCCTTTGGAAAG AACCTGCTCCCCAGAGTGGCAGCCAAGCTCGACGTGGCCCCCATCTCGGATATCATCGAGATCCAGTCCCCAGACACCTTCGTCAGAACCATCTATGCGG GTAACGCCCTCAGCACGGTGAAGTGCAACGAGTCCGTGAAGGTGTTCACCGTCCGAGGGACGGCGTTCGAACCCGCAGCGTCGGAGGGAGGCAGCGCTACGTCAGAAGACG tggcctcctcctccgccgtcgGGGTCTCTGAGTGGCTGGAGCAGAACCTGAGCAAGAGCGACCGCCCGGAGCTGGCCGGCGCTAAGGTGGTGGTGTCGGGAG GGAGGGGCTTGAAGAGTGGGGAGAACTTCCAGCTGCTCTACGACCTCGCTGAGACCATGAACGCTGCAG TGGGGGCGTCCAGAGCAGCAGTGGATGCTGGGTATGTTCCAAATGACATGCAGGTGGGACAGACCGGCAAGATCGTAGCACCA GAACTCTACATCGCTGTGGGAATCTCAGGCGCCATCCAACATCTGGCCGGGATGAAGGACAGCAAG acTATTGTTGCCATCAACAAGGACCCAGAAGCCCCCATCTTCCTGGTGAGCGACTTCGGCCTGGTGGCGGACCTCTTCAAG GCCGTCCCTGAGATGACTGCTGCGCTCCGCAAGTGA